Below is a window of Deinococcus multiflagellatus DNA.
GTACAACCCTTGTACAAGGTTGAAACGTTCCCGGAACACAATTTAAAAAGTCAACTAAACCTGTTCGTGAAGCGGAAGCTTCAAGGCAGTTTGACATTCCACCTTTCGTCATTGGTCAGCCCTGGGCCCCGCCCACCCTTGGCTGTTCTTTTAGAGTTCGCTCAAGGCCGAGTTGAGGAAACTGGGGCACCACCATTGACTTCCCTCAATCTGAAGCCCGCCCAGCGCCGGCACCTGACCCAGACTGCAATCTGCCTTCAGGTTCGTATGCGCCTGCAGACGCCACACTGGGGCGCGTGACCGCCCACCCCTACCGGGCCTGGAGCCCCGCCTCGTTCACGTTTCCGCTGCCCGAGGGCCACCGCTTCCCGGCCTACAAATACGAGGGCGTGCGCCAGCTCCTGCTGTCCCACCTGCCCGTGCTGGACACGCCGGCTCTGGGCTGGGCCGAAGCGGCGCGCCTTCATGACCCCCACTGGCTGCGCCGCTGGCGCCGTGGCGAGATCAGCGCGGCCGAGGAACGGGCGTTTGGCCTGCCCTGGAGCACGGGCGTGGTGGAACGGGCGCGCCGTGCGGCGGGGGGCTCGCTGGCAGCCCTGCACGACGCCCTGAAGGTGGGCTGGGGTGCGAATCTGGCCGGCGGCACCCACCACGCCTTTGCCGACCGCGCCGAGGGCTTCTGCCTGCTGAACGACGCCGCGCTGCTCACCCGCCACGCGCTGGACAGCGGACTGGCGGGCCGGGTGGCGGTGCTGGATCTGGACGTGCACCAGGGCAACGGCACGGCGGCGCTGCTGGCGGGAGAGGCGCGCGCCTTCACGCTCTCGGTGCATGGCGAGCGCAACTATCCCTTTCGCAAGGAACGGTCCTCGCTGGACCTGGGCCTGGGCGACGGCGTGACCGATGCGGAATACCTGAACGTGCTGCGCGCCCAGGTGCTGCCGGCCCTGGAGGCCTTTCACCCGGACCTGCTGCTGTACCTCGCCGGGGTGGACGTGCTGGCCGGTGACCGCTTTGGCCGCTTTGCCCTGACCCTGGCCGGCGTGCGCGAACGCAACCGCATGGTGCTGCGCTGGGCCAAAGCGGCCGACATTCCCGTGGTCACCATGATGGCCGGCGGCTATAACAAGGACCACGCCCTCACCGTCGAGGCCCACGCCAGCGTGGTGCTTGACGCCCTGGATGTCCTGGGCTAGCTGACCGGCCCTTCCTCCATCCACCATGAACCATCAACCATCCCCCCTCTCCCCCCTGCCGTCCCTCGTATCCGATCAACGTTGAACCGCTGGGCGGATAATGCGCCGCATGTCGGCCCGTGCCCCCTGGAACCGCAACGAGCGCCTGGGCATTGCCAACGGCTGGGCGGTGTTCCTGGGCGACGGCTTTCTGAGCGTGTCGGTGGTGGTGACCGCCTTTGCGGCCAAGCTGGGGGCGCCCAACTGGGTCATTGGCCTGCTGCCCGCCATTGCGGCCGGGGGCTGGATGCTGCCACAACTCTTGGTGGCCGCCCGGGTGCGCGCGCTGCCCCACAAGCTGCCGGTGTACCGCTCGGCGGCGCTGGTGCGCACGGCCACTTATGTGGCGATGGTGCTCACAGCGGCCCTGCTGAGCCACCAGCCCGCGCTGTGCCTGACCCTGTTCATCCTGGCCATGAGCCTGAACGCCCTGGCCTCGGGGGTATCGGGGCTGCCGTTTCTGGAGGTGGTCAGCAAAACGGTCACCCCGGGGCGGCGCCCGCGCTTTTTTGCCACCCGCAACCTGTACGGCGGCCTGCTGGCCTTTGGCGCGGGGCTGCTGGTGCGCGCCATTCTGGGCTCGGACCTTGCCTTCCCACTGAACTACGCCCTGATTTTTGCGCTGGGCACCGCCGCCTTTACCTTCGGGTACTGGATTTTCGGGCGGGTGGACGAGCCGCCTGATCCTCCCCAGGCGCCCCACGGCACCCGGGCGGAACTGCGCGCCATTCCTGAGACCCTGCGCGACGGGCATTTCCGCGCCTTCCTGAACGTGCGGTTGCTGCTGGCCGCCGGCAGCATGGCCGAGCCTTTTTTTGCGGTGTACGCCCTGCGCGAACTGCATTACGCCCCGGCGGCCCTGGGGGTCTTCGTGATGGCCTTGACGGGCGCCGCGCCCCTGTCCAACGTGGTCTGGCGCCGCGTGGCCGAGCGCAAGGGCTCCCGCCGCCTGATCCGCTACGCCACGGTGTTCGCGGGCCTTGCGCCGCTGTGGGCGCTCACGGTAGGTCTGCTGAACCTGAGTGCCTGGGCTTATCTGGGCGTGTTTCTGCTGTCCAGCGTGGCGAACCAGGGGTTCAACCTGGGCCACACCAACCACCTGCTCAACATTGCCCCGGAGCACGCCCGCAGCCGGTACATCGGCACGCTGAACACGCTGGTGGGCGCGGCGCTCTTTACCCCGGTGGCAGGGGGGCTGCTGGCCGACGGGCTGGGCTACGCCCCGGTCTTTGTGCTCAGCGCCCTGCTGTGCGCGGCGGCGTGGTGGCGGTGCGGTTGGCTGCGGCGGGATGCGTGAGGGGGGAGGGGGAGGCGGGGGGCAGGGAGCGGTGCGCGGGGGAGGCTCTCCTGGTTACGGCAGCACGGCTTGGGGTGCGCCGAGAAGTTGTGGGCTGGCGCTACCTCGGGTTTCTCCCTGCTTCTTCCGTCAAGTGGCTCCAGGCTCGGGGGCGGTTCAGCTTGACCTCTGGACTTCTCGACGCCTTGACCCGTGACGTTGCTGGACAGGTGTGAGGGCCGCCTATGTTGGGTGGGCCCAGGCTCGAAGAGATCCAAGCTATCTGGCTTGAGAAGACTGCGTCCTTGCTTGCCCGAGGCTCAGCAGCGGTTTAACTCGACTTCTCGACTTCTCGACACATGACATCGCTAGGCAGCCATGACGCCCGCTCATGTTGGGTGGCTTCAGGCTCGGGGGCGGTTCAACTCGACTTCTAGACTGCTCGACGCCTGGACCTATGACGTTGCTGGGTAGGCCTGAGGCCCGCCCATGTTGGATGGCCCCAGGCTCGGGGGCGGCCCCTCGCCTTTCTTGATTAGGTTCTATAGGCTGACTCGCTCTTAGTGCCCCAAAATCTTCCCCAAAAACGCCTTCGCACGCTCATGTTGGGGATTCTGGTAAAAGGCTTCAGGGGTGGTGTCTTCCACAATCGTGCCCTGATCAAAAAACAGGATGCGGTCGGCCACTTCGCGGGCAAAGCCCATCTCGTGGGTCACCACCAGCATGGTCATGCCGCTGCGGGCCAGTTCCTTCATCACGTCCAGCACCTCCTTGATCATCTCGGGGTCCAGGGCGCTGGTGGGTTCGTCGAACAGCATCACCTTGGGGTCCATGGCCAGGGCGCGGGCAATGGCCACGCGCTGCTGCTGGCCGCCGGACAGCTGGGCCGGGTACTTGTGGGCCTGCTCCTCAATCCCCACGCGGCGCAGCAACTCCAGGCCGCGCGCCTCGGCGTCGGGGCGGCGCTGGCGGCGCACCCGCACCGGGGCCAGGGTGATGTTCTCCAGCACAGTCAGGTGCGGAAACAGGTTGAAGCTCTGAAACACCATGCCCACTTCGCGGCGAATGGCGTCCAGATTCTGGCGGCCGTTCAGGGGAATGCCGCCCACCATGATCTGCCCCTGGTCGTGGGGATCCAGCGCATTGATGGTGCGGATAAACGTGCTCTTGCCACTGCCCGACGGCCCAATGACCACCACCACCTCGCCGGGCTGCACCGTCACGCTGACCCCGCGCAGGGCGTGAAAGCTGCCAAAGTGCTTGTGTATGTCCCGGACGTCAATCATGGGCGCCCCGGCGGTCGGCCCACGGGGAGCAGGGTCGGCAGCGGCAGGGGAGAGCGGGCCTTGCGTCATGGCCCCACTGTAGTACGTGGGGCGGGCGCAGGCCCAAACGGGCGCTGTGGGCGGGCCAGAGCGGCTGTGGTACCATCCCCGCATTCATCATTCAGGGTTCAGGGCGCCTGCCCTGGGCGCCGATATGGAGGACCGATTTCATGAAGACGCAGACCAAGATTGCCGCGGCCCTGCTCCTGGGCACCACCGCCGTCGCCCTGGCCCAGGGCACCACCTTCCTGACCATCGGTTCGGGCAGCACCACGGGCGTGTATTTCCCGGTGGCCACCGGCATGGCCAAGCTGATCAACGACGCGGGTGACGGCGTGCGCGCCAACGCCCGCTCCACGGGCGGCAGCGTGTTTAACGTCAACGCCATTGCCAGCGGCGAACTCGACGCCGCCATCGCTCAGAACGACGTCGTGTACTACGCCTACAAGGGCACCGGCTTGCAGGCGTTCCAGGGCAAGGCCAACACCAAGCTGCGCACCCTGGCCGTGCTGTACCCCGAAGTGCTGCATGTGGTGGCCCGCAAGGACAGCGGCATCCGCTCCATTGCCGACCTGAAGGGCAAGCGCGTGGTCATTGGCGACCTGGGCTCCGGCACCGAACTGACCGCGCGGCAGGTGCTCGAAGCCTACGGCCTGGGCTTTGACGATCTGGGTCAGGCGCTGCGTGTCTCGCCCGCCCAGGGCATCTCGCTGATGCAGGACAAGCGCGCCGACGCGCTGTTCTACACCGTGGGCGTGGGCGCCAGCGCCATTTCGCAGATTGCCCAGACTGTGGACGTGGCGATGGTGCCCGTCAGCGGCAACCAGGCCGCCAGCCTGCTCAAGAAGTACCCCTTCTACGTGCGCTACAACATCCCCGCCAAGAGCTACAAGGGCGTGGGCGCCACCATTCCCAGCGTCGCCGTGCAGGCCACCCTGGTCTCCAGCACCGCTGTCAGCGAGGACGCCGTGTACCGCACCATGAAGGCCGTCTTTGGCAACGAGGGCGCTGTGCGCGGCCTGCACCCCAGCCTCGCGGCCAACTTCTCCTACGAGAAGGCGGTCAAGGGCCTGCCCGCCCCGCTGCACCCCGGCGCCGTGAAGTTCTTCCGCGAGAAGGGCCTGAACGTCAAGTAAGGCCGCCCCCGGCCTGAATCCAGGGCCAGCCGAAGCTGTTTCGGACTGGCCCTGCCTTCTTTTTTGAACAGTGAGGACTGCATGAGTGACCCCACCCGACCCCTAAGCACTGATCCCTCCTTCAGCCCCCCAGGCACCGAGCTGTCCGAGGGCGAGCGCCGCGCCCTGGAAATCGTGGAAGCGGCTGAAACAGGCGGCCGAAAAGTCGAGGGCTGGCAAAAGGGCCTCGTGACCCTGCTGGCGGTGGCGTGGTGCCTGTACCAGATGTACGCCGCGCAGGTGGGCAACATTGACACCCTGACCCTGCGCGCCACCCACCTCGCCTTCGCTTTTGCGCTGGCCTACCTTGTGTTTCCGTTTCGCAAAACAGTGGGTCGCCCGCAGACGCGCGTGCCCTGGTACGACTGGATTCTGGGCCTGGGCGCCACAGCCACGGCCGTGTACCTGATTGCGCAGTACCCACACATTGCCAATGAACAGGGCGGGCTGCTGAACAGCACCGATGTCTGGGTGGGGAGCGGTATGGTGCTGCTGCTGCTGCTGGCGGCGTGGCGCACCATTGGCATCGCCATGCCCATCGTGGCCAGCGTGTTTATCCTGTATGCCCTGACGGGTCCGCGCGGCCTCATCCGGGGCGACCTGGGTCCGCAGTTGCAACTGCATGCCGGGCAGACATGGCCGCAGGTGGTGGGCCAGCTGTTTGCCAACACCGAGGGCATTTTCGGCACGGCCATTGGCGTCAGCGCCCAGATCGTGTTTCTGTTCGTGCTGTTTGGCTCTGTTTTCGACAAGCTGGGCGCAGGCGACTGGTTTATGCGCGTGGCCCAGGGGCTGCTGGGGGGTTTCCGGGGCGGCGCGGCCAAGGCCAGCATCGTCAGCAGCGCGCTCAACGGCATCATCTCCGGCAGTTCGGTGTCGAACGTGGTCACGGGCGGCAACATCACCATCGGCACCATGATCCGCACCGGCTACAGCCGGGAAAAAGCGGGGGCCATTGAGGTGGCCAGTTCCAGTAACGGTCAGCTGATGCCGCCCGTCATGGGCGCGGCGGCGTTCATCATGGCCCAGAACCTCAACATCGAATACCGCTCGCTGATTCTGGCGGCGGCGGTGCCGGCGTTCCTGTGCTACAGCGCGCTGCTGGTGGTCTCGCACATCGAGGCGCTGAAGCTGGGCCTGAAAGGCATTCCGCGCCACGAACTGCCCCGGGTGCGCGCGGCCCTGGCGTCGGGCTGGTACTACCTGCTGCCCCTGGGCTACCTGATTGGCACCCTGACCGTGAACCCGGAAGCCACCCCCGAGCGCGTGGCCCTGAACACCATTTTCGTCATGCTGGTGATGATGTTCGTGCAAGAAGCGGCGCTGGCCGCCCGTGATGGGCGCGGGGTGGGGCGCGGCCTGCTGGACGGTGGGCGCAAGATTCTGGAGGCCTTTGAGGCGGGCGCGCGCTCCATGATCGGCATTGCGATTGCCACCGCCGCCGCCGGCATCATCGTGGGCATCGTGACCATCACCGGGCTGGGTTTCGGGCTGGCCGATATCGTGCAACTGGTCAGTGACGGCTTCCGCACGCTGCTGGGGGGTCTGTTCGGCGCTCAGGTGGCCACCTTCGGGGCCATTCTGATCGTGCTGGTGATGGCGCAGCTGATTGCCCTGGTGCTGGGCATGGGCCTGCCCACCACCGCCAACTACATCCTGATGAGCGCCCTGATCGTGCCCATTGTGGCCAAGATCGCGGGATTGGACACCACCAACCCCGCCCAGATGCTGCCGGTGCACATGTTCGTGTTCTACTTCGGCATCATGGCCGATTCCACGCCGCCGGTGGCGCTGGCGGCATTCGCGGCGGCGGCCATCAGCGGCGGCAACCCGGTCGCCACTGGCGTGCAGGCCTTTCAGTACGAACTGCGCACCGCCCTGCTGGCCTACATGATGTTCTTTAATCCCCAGCTGCTGCTGATTGCAGGGGGCCGCCTGAACGGCGTGGGCTGGGCCGAAGCGGTGCCCATGGTGCTGTTCGCCTTTATCGGCCTCGTGGCGTTCAGTGCCGCCACGCTGCGCTTCCTGCACCGCCGCACCAATGTGCTGCAGACCCTGCTGCTGCTGATCGCCTCATTCATTCTGATCATCCCGACCCATGTGCTGTGGAACCTCGCGGCGCTGGGTCTGATCGGGCTGGTGTACCTGTGGCAGAAGGCAGGCGCCCGCCGCGAGCCGCCCACGCAGGCCCCCCTGGCCGCCTGATTCCTTGTGCGGCGCGCGCCCTGGCCCCGGGTTGGGTCAGGGCGTTTTCGTTATGGGAGAGGGAGGGCCCCCACGCCCACCCCGAACAGCGCATCTTCTGTGCCAAGCTGTCACCATAGACACGTGACCCTTCCTGATCCGGGCTCCCGCACCCCGCTGCGCGCCCTGCGCGACGCCCCATCTGTCCCCGAACTGCTGCGCCGCCTCTGGGCGTGGCCGGTCACGCGCCTGCTGGCTTACGTGGCGCTGGCGTGGCTGGCCCTGCGCGTGGTCACCTGGACCACCCACACGCTGGCTGGCGTGATCGTGACCGTCGTGGTGGCCTACGCCCTGGCCTTTTTGGTGAATCCTATGCTGGCGTGGCTGGAACGGCGCCGCGTCAGCCGGGGCGTGGGGGTGCTGCTCCTCCTCACCCTGCTGGTGGGCCTCCTGACCCTGCTGGTCGCCACCCTGACGGCTCAGCTGCGCGGCCTTGTGGAAAGCCTGCCGTACCTGAGCCTGAACCTCAAAAACCTGCTGAACACCGCCCTGGACTGGCTGTCACGGGTGCCGGGCACGGCGGGCCTGCGCGAAAGCCTGACCCGCACCATTGACGAGCAGACCGCCCGCCTGACCACCGACACGGGGCCGCTGCTGGAACGGCTGGTCAACTCCGGGCCCGACGTGCTGGGCACGCTGAGCAGCGTTGTGGGCTGGCTGGGGCAGGTGGCCTTTATCATCACGCTGGCGCTGTATTTCATGTTCGAGTACCAGCGTTTTGGGCACGCGGTGATGAACCTGTTTCCCCGGCGCTGGCAACCGACGCTGTACACCCTGTCCGAAGACATCAGCGAGAGCTTTGGATTATTTTTGCGCGGCTCGCTGCTCACCACGCTCAGCTGCGCGGTGCTGGCCACGGGGGGCCTGCTGGCGCTGGGCATTCCCAACGCGCTGGCGCTGGGGCTGCTCAGCGCCCTGCTGAATCTGGTGCCGTACCTGGGCATTGTGGCGGCGGCGGCGCTGCCCATGCTGGAGGCCATTCCCCAGGGTTCAGGCAAGGTTGGCGCGGTGGCGGTGCTGTACTTTCTGCTGAACCAGCTGCTGGGCAACGTGATTGGACCCATCATCATGGGCCGCAGCGCCCAGCTGAGCCCGGCGGCGGTGCTGATTGCCCTGCTGGTGGGCCTGGCGCTGGCGGGGGTGGTGGGCGCCATTCTGGCGATTCCGCTGTCTATCCTGGCCAAGCGCTGGACCGAACGCTACTGGCTGCGCAGCAACCTCTACCGGGGCATCAAAGGGTCGCCAGCCCCGGAAGAAGAGGCATAGAGAAAGAGGTGCAGGCGCCCCCAAGAGTCCCTGGGGGCGCCTGCTTGAACCAGCGTCCGTTTAGCGGGAGGCGATCTTGACCCGGCGCTCCAGCTGATCCGTAAAGAGGGTCATGACTGTGGTCAGGGCCAGATACACGGCCGCCACCACCGGCAGCACCACCTCCGGCTTGAAGGTCTCACTGCTGACCCGCGAGCCTGCCAGGGACAGTTCCAACAGGGCGATGACCGAAGCCAGTGAAGAGTCCTTGAGCAGCGCCACAAGGTTGTTGACCAGCGGCGGCACCACAATGCGCATGGCTTGGGGCAAGATCACCGCGCGCATGGTCTGTGCGCCACTCAGCCCCAGGCTGCGCGCCGCTTCGCCCTGACCACGCGGAATAGCCAGAATGCCGGCGCGGATCACCTCGGCGTTGTAAGCGCCCACATTCAAGGCCAGGGCAATCACGGCAGACCAGAATTCGTTCAGTTCCACTTTAAGGCCGATGGCCGCCAGCAGGGGTGGCAGGGCGTTGTACACGAAGAGAATCTGAATCAGCAGGGGTGTACCGCGCACCAGCCAGATAAACAGAGT
It encodes the following:
- a CDS encoding amino acid ABC transporter permease encodes the protein MTTARPKPLGGAALLGWAALAAASFLALFFLITLILRQMPEPIGPRADLFVEGARMTLQLTLVSGAIGLVIGIIAGIQKTSSLWWVRAPATLFIWLVRGTPLLIQILFVYNALPPLLAAIGLKVELNEFWSAVIALALNVGAYNAEVIRAGILAIPRGQGEAARSLGLSGAQTMRAVILPQAMRIVVPPLVNNLVALLKDSSLASVIALLELSLAGSRVSSETFKPEVVLPVVAAVYLALTTVMTLFTDQLERRVKIASR
- a CDS encoding AI-2E family transporter, with product MTLPDPGSRTPLRALRDAPSVPELLRRLWAWPVTRLLAYVALAWLALRVVTWTTHTLAGVIVTVVVAYALAFLVNPMLAWLERRRVSRGVGVLLLLTLLVGLLTLLVATLTAQLRGLVESLPYLSLNLKNLLNTALDWLSRVPGTAGLRESLTRTIDEQTARLTTDTGPLLERLVNSGPDVLGTLSSVVGWLGQVAFIITLALYFMFEYQRFGHAVMNLFPRRWQPTLYTLSEDISESFGLFLRGSLLTTLSCAVLATGGLLALGIPNALALGLLSALLNLVPYLGIVAAAALPMLEAIPQGSGKVGAVAVLYFLLNQLLGNVIGPIIMGRSAQLSPAAVLIALLVGLALAGVVGAILAIPLSILAKRWTERYWLRSNLYRGIKGSPAPEEEA
- a CDS encoding amino acid ABC transporter ATP-binding protein, coding for MIDVRDIHKHFGSFHALRGVSVTVQPGEVVVVIGPSGSGKSTFIRTINALDPHDQGQIMVGGIPLNGRQNLDAIRREVGMVFQSFNLFPHLTVLENITLAPVRVRRQRRPDAEARGLELLRRVGIEEQAHKYPAQLSGGQQQRVAIARALAMDPKVMLFDEPTSALDPEMIKEVLDVMKELARSGMTMLVVTHEMGFAREVADRILFFDQGTIVEDTTPEAFYQNPQHERAKAFLGKILGH
- a CDS encoding histone deacetylase family protein, giving the protein MTAHPYRAWSPASFTFPLPEGHRFPAYKYEGVRQLLLSHLPVLDTPALGWAEAARLHDPHWLRRWRRGEISAAEERAFGLPWSTGVVERARRAAGGSLAALHDALKVGWGANLAGGTHHAFADRAEGFCLLNDAALLTRHALDSGLAGRVAVLDLDVHQGNGTAALLAGEARAFTLSVHGERNYPFRKERSSLDLGLGDGVTDAEYLNVLRAQVLPALEAFHPDLLLYLAGVDVLAGDRFGRFALTLAGVRERNRMVLRWAKAADIPVVTMMAGGYNKDHALTVEAHASVVLDALDVLG
- a CDS encoding TRAP transporter permease; this encodes MSDPTRPLSTDPSFSPPGTELSEGERRALEIVEAAETGGRKVEGWQKGLVTLLAVAWCLYQMYAAQVGNIDTLTLRATHLAFAFALAYLVFPFRKTVGRPQTRVPWYDWILGLGATATAVYLIAQYPHIANEQGGLLNSTDVWVGSGMVLLLLLAAWRTIGIAMPIVASVFILYALTGPRGLIRGDLGPQLQLHAGQTWPQVVGQLFANTEGIFGTAIGVSAQIVFLFVLFGSVFDKLGAGDWFMRVAQGLLGGFRGGAAKASIVSSALNGIISGSSVSNVVTGGNITIGTMIRTGYSREKAGAIEVASSSNGQLMPPVMGAAAFIMAQNLNIEYRSLILAAAVPAFLCYSALLVVSHIEALKLGLKGIPRHELPRVRAALASGWYYLLPLGYLIGTLTVNPEATPERVALNTIFVMLVMMFVQEAALAARDGRGVGRGLLDGGRKILEAFEAGARSMIGIAIATAAAGIIVGIVTITGLGFGLADIVQLVSDGFRTLLGGLFGAQVATFGAILIVLVMAQLIALVLGMGLPTTANYILMSALIVPIVAKIAGLDTTNPAQMLPVHMFVFYFGIMADSTPPVALAAFAAAAISGGNPVATGVQAFQYELRTALLAYMMFFNPQLLLIAGGRLNGVGWAEAVPMVLFAFIGLVAFSAATLRFLHRRTNVLQTLLLLIASFILIIPTHVLWNLAALGLIGLVYLWQKAGARREPPTQAPLAA
- a CDS encoding TAXI family TRAP transporter solute-binding subunit, with the translated sequence MKTQTKIAAALLLGTTAVALAQGTTFLTIGSGSTTGVYFPVATGMAKLINDAGDGVRANARSTGGSVFNVNAIASGELDAAIAQNDVVYYAYKGTGLQAFQGKANTKLRTLAVLYPEVLHVVARKDSGIRSIADLKGKRVVIGDLGSGTELTARQVLEAYGLGFDDLGQALRVSPAQGISLMQDKRADALFYTVGVGASAISQIAQTVDVAMVPVSGNQAASLLKKYPFYVRYNIPAKSYKGVGATIPSVAVQATLVSSTAVSEDAVYRTMKAVFGNEGAVRGLHPSLAANFSYEKAVKGLPAPLHPGAVKFFREKGLNVK
- a CDS encoding MFS transporter, whose translation is MSARAPWNRNERLGIANGWAVFLGDGFLSVSVVVTAFAAKLGAPNWVIGLLPAIAAGGWMLPQLLVAARVRALPHKLPVYRSAALVRTATYVAMVLTAALLSHQPALCLTLFILAMSLNALASGVSGLPFLEVVSKTVTPGRRPRFFATRNLYGGLLAFGAGLLVRAILGSDLAFPLNYALIFALGTAAFTFGYWIFGRVDEPPDPPQAPHGTRAELRAIPETLRDGHFRAFLNVRLLLAAGSMAEPFFAVYALRELHYAPAALGVFVMALTGAAPLSNVVWRRVAERKGSRRLIRYATVFAGLAPLWALTVGLLNLSAWAYLGVFLLSSVANQGFNLGHTNHLLNIAPEHARSRYIGTLNTLVGAALFTPVAGGLLADGLGYAPVFVLSALLCAAAWWRCGWLRRDA